A genomic window from Candidatus Methylacidiphilales bacterium includes:
- a CDS encoding NAD(P) transhydrogenase subunit alpha, producing the protein MSIPVFTHLWPMAETVGADYMGLLFVFLLSTFVGLQVIARVSRLLHTPLMSLTNAISAIAVVGAILVAGRDHESWINLLGLVAITASVTNIVSGFLITDRMLKMFKQREGKKP; encoded by the coding sequence ATGTCCATACCCGTATTCACCCACCTTTGGCCCATGGCGGAAACCGTTGGCGCGGATTACATGGGATTGCTCTTTGTTTTCCTCCTCTCCACGTTCGTCGGGCTTCAGGTCATCGCCCGCGTTTCCAGGCTGCTCCACACACCGTTGATGTCCCTGACCAATGCCATCTCCGCCATCGCCGTGGTCGGAGCCATCCTTGTGGCCGGACGTGACCATGAATCCTGGATCAACCTCCTCGGCCTGGTTGCCATCACCGCCTCGGTGACCAACATCGTCAGCGGATTCCTCATCACCGACCGCATGCTCAAGATGTTCAAGCAACGGGAGGGCAAGAAGCCGTGA